Proteins from one Oenanthe melanoleuca isolate GR-GAL-2019-014 chromosome 1, OMel1.0, whole genome shotgun sequence genomic window:
- the GNB3 gene encoding guanine nucleotide-binding protein G(I)/G(S)/G(T) subunit beta-3, with product MGEMEQMKQEAEQLKKQIADARKACADTTLAQIVSGVEVVGRIQMRTRRTLRGHLAKIYALHWSTDSKLMVSASQDGKLIVWDTYTTNKVHAIPLRSSWVMTCAYAPSGNFVACGGLDNMCSIYSLKSREGSVKVSRELSAHTGYLSCCRFLDDNNIVTSSGDTTCALWDIETGQQKTVFIGHTGDCMSLAVSPDFKLFISGACDATAKLWDVREGSCRQTFSGHESDINAISFFPNGEAICTGSDDATCRLFDLRADQELITYSHETIICGITSIALSRSGRLVFAGYDDFNCNIWDSLKAERVGILSGHDNRVSCLGVTADGMAVATGSWDSFLKIWN from the exons ATGGGGGAAATGGAGCAGATGAagcaggaggctgagcagcTGAAGAAGCAGATTGCG GATGCTCGGAAAGCCTGTGCAGACACAACGCTTGCTCAG ATTGTGTCTGGGGTGGAGGTTGTTGGACGCATCCAGATGCGGACCCGAAGGACCCTGCGGGGACACCTGGCCAAGATCTACGCCTTGCACTGGTCCACAGACTCCAA ACTTATGGTCAGTGCCTCACAAGATGGGAAACTGATTGTGTGGGACACATACACAACTAACAAG GTTCATGCCATCCCCTTGCGTTCCTCCTGGGTCATGACCTGTGCCTATGCCCCCTCTGGCAATTTTGTGGCCTGTGGAGGCCTTGACAACATGTGCTCCATCTACAGCCTCAAGTCTCGTGAAGGCAGCGTCAAAGTGAGCAGGGAGCTCTCAGCCCATACAG GATACCTCTCCTGCTGCCGATTTCTTGATGACAATAATATTGTGACTAGCTCTGGAGATACCACATG cgCGCTCTGGGACATCGAGACGGGGCAGCAGAAGACTGTGTTCATTGGTCACACTGGAGACTGCATGAGCTTGGCTGTCTCCCCTGACTTCAAACTCTTCATCTCTGGGGCTTGTGATGCTACTGCCAAACTGTGGGATGTGCGGGAGGGCTCCTGCCGCCAGACCTTCTCAGGGCACGAGTCCGACATCAACGCCATCTCC TTCTTCCCCAACGGCGAGGCCATCTGCACCGGCTCCGACGATGCCACCTGCCGCCTCTTCGACCTGCGGGCGGACCAGGAGCTCATCACCTACTCCCACGAGACCATCATCTGCGGCATCACCTCCATCGCCCTCTCCCGCAGCGGGCGGCTCGTGTTTGCTGGCTACGATGACTTCAACTGCAACATCTGGGACTCCCTGAAAGCAGAGCGTGTGG GAATCCTTTCTGGCCACGACAACAGAGTGAGCTGCCTGGGGGTGACAGCGGATGGGATGGCTGTTGCCACTGGCTCCTGGGACAGTTTCCTCAAGATCTGGAACTGA